From Arachis stenosperma cultivar V10309 chromosome 2, arast.V10309.gnm1.PFL2, whole genome shotgun sequence, one genomic window encodes:
- the LOC130961275 gene encoding putative disease resistance RPP13-like protein 1: MAAKLDGGAYLTSFVDAVLDKLSSILEDDSVLNGNHSALELLRRLEISLYEVGPVLDDAEQKQFTNKRVKKWLLDLQDALYFADDLLNEISTKAAIAATQRDPSNSSSWSRLVDSYIEDTGDMEKIVGTLESVIAKKNHYRLKECAKVDMSSWRTPSTSLVVSSAIFGRDEDKEKIIKLLLDDTRHAESHVTVIPIVGMGGIGKTTLAQSVYNDNQVQQKFNVKAWVCVGEVFDILKVTKTVVEKAISASCNMNDLDSVQQRLRTEVTGKTFLVVLDDMWTIDYDDWKTFLAPFQCGSQGGKILVTTRIDAVASMVKTIPAHNLSLLDVEQCWLVFANHAFFATESRDRLALEKVGKKIVEKCKGLPLAAQSLGGLLRTKDNIRDWEDVLMSEIWEFSEDECRILPALRISYHYLPSHLKRCFVYCSLYPKDYVLSSHELVSLWMAEDLLQQPKSGSILEEVGYKYLNDLAARSFFQPSKNGYEDSFVMHNLMHDLATFYGKKFFVRISEHENVGQHDTKTRHLSYDVNDNNSVPKMLEACESSSHVRTLFRIKADLYRQHELGIDPGRLLAQLKRLRVLSFKSFKIDILPDSIGELIHLRYLNLSNTLVVTLPESLNNLYNLQTLKLAECKKLKKLPSNMQNLVNLRHLDISGTDNLEEMPKKMSKLKDLQFLSGYIAGKHEENGIGELGELTHLHGSLWIKKLENVKNSGEASNARMDEKIHLNALDFSWSSFEESEVCDSQNEKDVLDKLRPHKDLKKLFMWGYRGTMFPDWVGQSSYHNMTWLKLWGCRNCWVLPSLGQLPSLESLVISELDKVKKIDESFYKGDGTHQHQETPFRSLKYLTIQKLPCWEEWESYECDDDDDAPFPKLEWLGILNCPKLRGDLPTFLPSLEKLRIERCEELGCYLPRAPILRELIIDGKQEARMRDLPLSMLEKVVINGEQLVNSVFEAMTHTQPTSLTELSISNCSSVVSFPGDALPPSLKELRIYDCKNVEFPRQHQQHHSLQELEIYNSCDSLTSFALPPFPNLLFLTIQRCENLTSLELSQSQSLQELWIVECPKLENIIRLPASLSRLSIRECGLLGEGIERKDPHIWPSISHIPVIFVDEKLIQYHPTS, encoded by the coding sequence ATGGCTGCAAAACTTGATGGTGGAGCTTATCTCACCTCCTTTGTTGATGCTGTTTTAGACAAGTTGTCTTCCATACTTGAAGATGACTCTGTCCTCAATGGAAACCACTCTGCCCTCGAGTTGCTTCGAAGGTTGGAGATAAGTCTGTATGAGGTTGGACCTGTGCTTGATGATGCTGAGCAGAAGCAGTTCACTAACAAGAGAGTCAAAAAGTGGCTTCTTGATCTCCAAGATGCTCTCTATTTTGCTGATGACTTGCTCAATGAGATCTCCACTAAAGCTGCCATCGCCGCCACTCAAAGGGATCCAAGTAACTCTTCTTCCTGGTCTCGTCTTGTTGATTCATATATTGAAGATACTGGTGACATGGAAAAAATAGTTGGTACACTAGAGTCTGTTATAGCAAAGAAAAATCATTATCGTCTGAAAGAGTGCGCCAAGGTGGACATGTCGTCATGGAGAACTCCATCCACATCTCTAGTTGTAAGTTCTGCCATATTTGGTCGGGACGAAGACAAGGAGAAGATAATCAAATTGCTGTTAGATGATACTCGTCATGCTGAATCACATGTGACTGTCATCCCCATTGTGGGTATGGGCGGTATAGGAAAAACTACTCTGGCTCAATCGGTTTACAATGATAACCAAGTGCAGCAAAAGTTTAATGTTAAAGCATGGGTTTGTGTTGGTGAAGTATTTGATATTCTTAAGGTGACAAAGACTGTAGTGGAAAAAGCTATTTCTGCTTCTTGCAACATGAATGATTTAGATTCAGTTCAACAACGTTTGAGGACTGAGGTAACAGGGAAGACGTTTTTGGTTGTTCTGGATGACATGTGGACCATTGATTATGATGATTGGAAAACTTTTCTAGCCCCCTTTCAATGTGGAAGTCAGGGAGGAAAGATTCTTGTAACAACCCGCATTGATGCTGTTGCTTCTATGGTGAAAACTATTCCAGCTCACAATTTGAGTTTGTTGGATGTTGAACAATGTTGGTTGGTGTTTGCAAATCATGCATTTTTTGCTACTGAATCACGAGATCGTTTGGCTTTAGAAAAAGTTGGCAAAAAAATTGTTGAAAAGTGCAAAGGACTGCCTTTGGCTGCTCAATCTCTTGGGGGCTTGCTGAGAACCAAGGATAATATAAGGGATTGGGAAGATGTTTTGATGAGCGAGATTTGGGAGTTTTCTGAAGATGagtgtaggattcttcctgcatTGAGAATAAGCTATCATTATCTCCCTTCACACTTAAAACGTTGCTTTGTCTATTGTTCTTTGTATCCTAAAGATTATGTACTCAGTAGCCATGAATTGGTATCGTTGTGGATGGCGGAAGATCTTTTGCAACAACCAAAGAGTGGAAGCATTTTAGAAGAAGTTGGATATAAATACTTAAATGATTTAGCTGCACGATCATTCTTTCAACCATCAAAGAATGGTTATGAAGATTCATTTGTGATGCACAACCTCATGCATGATCTAGCGACATTCTATGGTAAAAAGTTCTTTGTTAGAATCTCTGAACACGAGAATGTAGGCCAACATGATACTAAAACTCGTCATTTGTCATATGATGTCAACGACAATAATTCAGTCCCGAAGATGTTGGAAGCATGTGAGAGTTCAAGTCATGTGAGAACCCTGTTTCGAATCAAGGCAGATTTATACCGTCAACACGAATTGGGAATTGATCCTGGTCGCTTACTAGCACAGTTGAAGCGCTTACGTGTTTTGTCATTTAAATCATTTAAAATTGATATATTGCCTGATTCAATTGGTGAATTGATCCACTTGCGTTATTTGAATCTCTCTAACACACTTGTCGTGACATTGCCCGAGTCCTTGAATAATTTGTATAATTTACAAACATTGAAGTTGGCAGAGtgtaaaaaacttaaaaagctTCCCTCTAACATGCAAAATCTTGTGAATTTGCGTCATCTTGATATTTCCGGCACTGATAATTTGGAAGAGATGCCAAAAAAGATGAGCAAATTAAAAGATTTGCAATTTTTAAGTGGCTATATTGCGGGCAAACATGAAGAGAATGGGATTGGAGAACTGGGAGAACTAACACATCTTCATGGCTCATTGTGGATTAAGAAACTAGAGAATGTTAAGAATAGTGGTGAAGCATCGAATGCAAGGATGGATGAAAAAATACACCTGAATGCTTTAGATTTCAGTTGGTCATCGTTTGAAGAAAGTGAGGTTTGTGATTCccaaaatgaaaaagatgtaCTTGACAAATTACGTCCTCACAAAGACTTGAAGAAGCTATTCATGTGGGGTTACAGAGGTACGATGTTTCCGGATTGGGTAGGGCAGTCTTCGTACCACAACATGACTTGGTTGAAGCTGTGGGGATGCAGGAATTGTTGGGTGCTTCCTTCACTTGGACAGTTACCCTCTTTGGAGAGTCTAGTCATTTCAGAGCTCGACAAGGTGAAGAAGATTGATGAGTCATTCTACAAGGGTGATGGAACTCATCAGCATCAGGAGACACCCTTCCGATCCCTTAAATATCTGACTATTCAAAAACTGCCTTGCTGGGAGGAATGGGAGTCATATGaatgtgatgatgatgatgatgcacCATTTCCGAAACTTGAGTGGCTTGGTATATTGAACTGCCCTAAGTTAAGAGGAGATTTGCCCACTTTCCTTCCGTCTTTGGAGAAGCTTCGGATTGAACGATGCGAGGAGCTTGGTTGTTATCTGCCAAGAGCTCCCATCTTACGCGAATTAATAATAGATGGAAAACAGGAAGCAAGAATGCGGGATCTACCACTTTCCATGTTGGAGAAAGTAGTAATTAATGGAGAGCAGCTTGTGAATTCTGTGTTTGAGGCCATGACCCACACCCAACCAACCTCTCTCACGGAGTTAAGTATCTCAAATTGCTCATCAGTGGTATCATTTCCAGGGGATGCTTTGCCCCCTTCGTTGAAAGAGTTGCGCATATAtgattgcaagaatgtagaatTCCCAAGGCAACACCAACAACATCACTCGCTACAGGAATTAGAAATATACAACAGCTGTGATTCGCTTACATCCTTCGCATTGCCACCATTCCCAAATCTCTTGTTTCTGACAATTCAAAGATGTGAAAATCTGACATCTCTGGAGCTGTCACAGTCACAGTCCCTCCAAGAATTATGGATTGTAGAGTGCCCTAAGCTGGAGAACATAATAAGGCTGCCTGCCTCTTTAAGTCGACTCTCCATCAGAGAATGTGGGTTGTTGGGTGAAGGCATAGAGAGGAAGGACCCCCACATTTGGCCATCCATTTCCCACATCCCCGTAATATTTGTTGATGAGAAACTGATTCAATATCACCCAACATCTTAA